A genomic region of Cannabis sativa cultivar Pink pepper isolate KNU-18-1 chromosome 1, ASM2916894v1, whole genome shotgun sequence contains the following coding sequences:
- the LOC115707412 gene encoding hexose carrier protein HEX6: protein MAVGLMVESQGDGKYSGKMTPFVIFSCMMAAMGGVIFGYDIGISGGVTSMEPFLKKFFPEVYIKMKQDSEISNYCKFDSQLLTSFTSSLYLAGLVASFFASSVTKTFGRKPSILIGGAAFLTGSALGGAAINIYMLILGRMLLGVGVGFANQSVPLYLSEMAPPKFRGAINNGFQFSIGIGGLSASLINFGTEKIKGGWGWRISLAMAAFPATILTLGAIFLPETPNSLIQRNNDPHKAELMLRRVRGTDDVEAEMNDLVKASNVARNTKHPFRKIVERKYRPQLVMAIALPFFQQVTGINVIAFYAPLLFRTIGFGESGSLLSAVMTGAVGAFSTFISMLIVDKFGRRALFMAGGIQMFVSQIMIGGVMAAKLGDHGGVEGEGFAYMVIVLIGVYVAGFGWSWGPLGWLVPSEIFPLEIRSAGQSITVVVNFLFTFIVAQTFLAMLCHFRAGIFFFFGGWVVVMTAFVYLFLPETKNVPIEKMDEVWKSHWFWKGFVGPAEDRKI from the exons ATGGCTGTGGGATTAATGGTAGAAAGCCAAGGAGATGGCAAATACAGCGGCAAAATGACTCCATTTGTAATCTTCTCTTGTATGATGGCCGCCATGGGAGGTGTTATTTTTGGCTACGACATTGGAATTTCAG GTGGGGTTACTTCAATGGAACCATTCTTAAAGAAATTTTTCCCAGAAGTGTATATTAAGATGAAACAAGACTCGGAAATAAGCAACTACTGCAAATTCGACAGTCAACTCTTGACCTCTTTCACATCGTCACTCTACTTAGCTGGTCTTGTAGCTTCCTTCTTTGCCTCCTCAGTCACCAAAACCTTTGGCCGCAAGCCTTCAATCCTAATTGGTGGCGCCGCCTTTCTCACCGGCTCGGCCTTAGGCGGTGCCGCCATTAACATCTACATGCTAATTCTAGGCCGCATGTTGCTTGGAGTTGGTGTTGGTTTCGCTAACCAA TCAGTACCTCTGTATCTATCCGAAATGGCACCACCAAAATTCAGAGGAGCAATCAATAATGGCTTCCAATTCAGTATCGGAATTGGCGGTTTATCGGCAAGTCTAATCAATTTTGGGACGGAAAAGATCAAAGGCGGTTGGGGATGGCGGATCTCCCTAGCCATGGCGGCGTTTCCAGCCACAATCCTTACCCTCGGCGCCATTTTCCTCCCAGAAACACCCAACAGCCTAATCCAGCGGAACAACGATCCACACAAAGCAGAGCTCATGCTGCGGCGCGTGAGAGGCACGGACGACGTGGAAGCCGAAATGAACGATCTCGTAAAAGCCAGCAACGTCGCTAGAAACACCAAACACCCATTTCGAAAAATCGTCGAGAGAAAGTACAGACCTCAACTGGTGATGGCGATAGCCTTACCTTTTTTCCAACAGGTGACCGGAATCAACGTCATTGCTTTCTACGCCCCACTTCTCTTCCGTACAATCGGATTTGGGGAAAGCGGTTCGCTGTTGTCTGCGGTTATGACCGGTGCGGTGGGCGCCTTCTCGACTTTTATCTCGATGCTTATAGTGGACAAGTTTGGGCGTAGAGCTCTGTTCATGGCGGGAGGAATTCAAATGTTTGTTTCTCAGATCATGATCGGAGGTGTTATGGCGGCAAAGCTCGGTGACCACGGAGGAGTAGAGGGGGAAGGGTTTGCGTATATGGTGATTGTGTTGATAGGAGTGTACGTGGCTGGATTTGGTTGGTCGTGGGGGCCTTTGGGTTGGTTGGTTCCGAGTGAGATATTTCCATTGGAGATAAGATCAGCTGGGCAGAGTATTACGGTAGTGGTGAACTTTCTGTTCACTTTCATCGTGGCTCAGACATTTCTGGCCATGCTTTGCCATTTTAGAGCTggaatcttcttcttctttggggGTTGGGTGGTGGTGATGACTGCTTTTGTTTACTTGTTTTTGCCTGAGACAAAGAATGTACCAATTGAGAAGATGGATGAGGTTTGGAAGAGCCACTGGTTTTGGAAGGGTTTTGTTGGCCCTGCTGAAGATCGTAAGATATGA
- the LOC115704953 gene encoding putative expansin-B2 has protein sequence MAALIKYSLVLALMVVMSCYKFEVCLGFNPKQLNMSALNRRSAHWSTAGATWYGSPDGAGSDGGSCGYGKLVSQSPFSSMITATSPSLYKSGKECGACYLVKCTKNKYCSGKAVRVVITDSCPGCVAGSAHFDLSGTSFGAMALPGQQDKLRNTGVLQIRYSRVACDYSGKRIAFHVDQGSNSNYFASVVEFEEGDGDLAAVELREASSKTWRAMQQSWGAVWKLDAGSQLHPPLSLRLTSKYSGQTLVAKNVIPDGWKPGATYRSLVNYNE, from the exons ATGGCCGCTCTTATCAAGTACTCGTTAGTTCTGGCATTGATGGTTGTAATGTCTTGCTACAAATTTGAGGTTTGTTTAGGATTTAACCCTAAGCAATTGAACATGTCCGCCTTAAATCGCCGCTCTGCTCATTGGTCCACTGCCGGCGCAACTTGGTACGGCAGCCCTGATGGTGCCGGTAGTGATG GAGGGTCTTGTGGGTACGGGAAGTTGGTATCACAAAGTCCATTCTCGTCCATGATTACTGCAACAAGCCCATCTCTCTATAAATCAGGCAAAGAATGTGGAGCCTGCTATCTg GTGAAGTGTACAAAAAACAAATATTGCTCAGGGAAAGCAGTGAGAGTAGTGATAACCGATTCATGCCCCGGATGTGTTGCCGGTTCTGCTCATTTTGATCTCAGTGGAACTTCTTTTGGTGCCATGGCTCTTCCTGGCCAACAAGACAAGCTTAGAAACACGGGAGTTTTACAAATTCGATATTCACg gGTGGCATGTGACTATTCTGGAAAAAGAATAGCATTTCACGTTGACCAGGGTTCAAATTCGAACTACTTCGCAAGTGTGGTCGAGTTCGAAGAGGGAGATGGTGACCTTGCAGCTGTGGAGTTAAGGGAAGCTTCGTCCAAAACATGGCGAGCCATGCAGCAATCATGGGGTGCCGTTTGGAAATTGGACGCTGGCTCACAGCTACACCCTCCTCTCTCCTTGAGGTTGACTTCAAAATATTCTGGTCAGACTCTTGTCGCCAAAAATGTCATACCAGATGGCTGGAAGCCTGGTGCCACTTATAGATCCCTGGTTAATTATAATGAGTAG